The following are from one region of the Salvia hispanica cultivar TCC Black 2014 chromosome 1, UniMelb_Shisp_WGS_1.0, whole genome shotgun sequence genome:
- the LOC125210887 gene encoding uncharacterized protein LOC125210887 isoform X1 has translation MEKGSAAARKPPLPPRRQRIDEKPSAAAAAGKPPLPPRRQRVDEKGSAAASKPPLPPRRQRIDEKASAAASKPPLPLRRKRVDDKSSKSPLPPRQRSNRPCLAHHIISHYLLFFSGRKSGDTSNRSWVADQLRCEDNYIKAISNICVSMVKRAYNLPADLPDDFSVDLTQYLITKVQTIEHDDHDQAALSLLKDGHCRVMFPLYRHLALFLLALCQVDGSLWPDILAYHHIQYITMKLRSSIKQPDADDASPSKKLKGS, from the exons ATGGAAAAGGGCTCCGCCGCCGCCAGAAAACCGCCCCTCCCTCCCCGTCGTCAAAG AATTGATGAGAagccctccgccgccgccgccgccggaaaACCTCCCCTCCCTCCCCGTCGTCAAAG AGTGGATGAGAAGGGTTCCGCCGCCGCCAGCAAACCGCCCCTCCCTCCCCGTCGTCAAAG AATCGATGAGAaggcctccgccgccgccagcAAACCGCCCCTCCCTCTCCGTCGTAAAAG AGTGGATGACAAGTCCAGCAAATCGCCGCTTCCTCCCCGTCAAAGGTCAAATCGGCCTTGCCTTGCTCATCATATAATTTCTCATTATCTCTTGTTTTTTTCGGGCAGAAAATCGGGCGATACATCAAATCGTAGTTGGGTTGCCGATCAGCTGCGGTGTGAGGATAATTATATCAAAGCCATATCTAATATCTGTGTATCAATGGTAAAGAGAGCGTACAATCTGCCAGCAGACTTGCCTGATGATTTTAGTGTTGATTTAACTCAATACTTGATAACCAAGGTTCAAACTATTGAGCATGATGATCATGATCAGGCTGCCTTATCCTTGCTAAAGGATGGTCATTGCCGTGTAATGTTTCCCTTGTATCGCCACCTAGCACTATTTCTCCTGGCTCTGTGCCAGGTCGACGGAAGTTTGTGGCCTGATATTTTGGCTTATCATCACATTCAATATATTACAATGAAGCTTCGGTCATCCATCAAGCAACCTGATGCTGACGATGCTAGCCCCTCAAAGAAACTCAAGGGATCATAG
- the LOC125210887 gene encoding uncharacterized protein LOC125210887 isoform X4, giving the protein MEKGSAAARKPPLPPRRQRIDEKASAAASKPPLPLRRKRVDDKSSKSPLPPRQRSNRPCLAHHIISHYLLFFSGRKSGDTSNRSWVADQLRCEDNYIKAISNICVSMVKRAYNLPADLPDDFSVDLTQYLITKVQTIEHDDHDQAALSLLKDGHCRVMFPLYRHLALFLLALCQVDGSLWPDILAYHHIQYITMKLRSSIKQPDADDASPSKKLKGS; this is encoded by the exons ATGGAAAAGGGCTCCGCCGCCGCCAGAAAACCGCCCCTCCCTCCCCGTCGTCAAAG AATCGATGAGAaggcctccgccgccgccagcAAACCGCCCCTCCCTCTCCGTCGTAAAAG AGTGGATGACAAGTCCAGCAAATCGCCGCTTCCTCCCCGTCAAAGGTCAAATCGGCCTTGCCTTGCTCATCATATAATTTCTCATTATCTCTTGTTTTTTTCGGGCAGAAAATCGGGCGATACATCAAATCGTAGTTGGGTTGCCGATCAGCTGCGGTGTGAGGATAATTATATCAAAGCCATATCTAATATCTGTGTATCAATGGTAAAGAGAGCGTACAATCTGCCAGCAGACTTGCCTGATGATTTTAGTGTTGATTTAACTCAATACTTGATAACCAAGGTTCAAACTATTGAGCATGATGATCATGATCAGGCTGCCTTATCCTTGCTAAAGGATGGTCATTGCCGTGTAATGTTTCCCTTGTATCGCCACCTAGCACTATTTCTCCTGGCTCTGTGCCAGGTCGACGGAAGTTTGTGGCCTGATATTTTGGCTTATCATCACATTCAATATATTACAATGAAGCTTCGGTCATCCATCAAGCAACCTGATGCTGACGATGCTAGCCCCTCAAAGAAACTCAAGGGATCATAG
- the LOC125210887 gene encoding uncharacterized protein LOC125210887 isoform X5 — MEKGSAAARKPPLPPRRQRIDEKASAAASKPPLPLRRKRVDDKSSKSPLPPRQRKSGDTSNRSWVADQLRCEDNYIKAISNICVSMVKRAYNLPADLPDDFSVDLTQYLITKVQTIEHDDHDQAALSLLKDGHCRVMFPLYRHLALFLLALCQVDGSLWPDILAYHHIQYITMKLRSSIKQPDADDASPSKKLKGS; from the exons ATGGAAAAGGGCTCCGCCGCCGCCAGAAAACCGCCCCTCCCTCCCCGTCGTCAAAG AATCGATGAGAaggcctccgccgccgccagcAAACCGCCCCTCCCTCTCCGTCGTAAAAG AGTGGATGACAAGTCCAGCAAATCGCCGCTTCCTCCCCGTCAAAG AAAATCGGGCGATACATCAAATCGTAGTTGGGTTGCCGATCAGCTGCGGTGTGAGGATAATTATATCAAAGCCATATCTAATATCTGTGTATCAATGGTAAAGAGAGCGTACAATCTGCCAGCAGACTTGCCTGATGATTTTAGTGTTGATTTAACTCAATACTTGATAACCAAGGTTCAAACTATTGAGCATGATGATCATGATCAGGCTGCCTTATCCTTGCTAAAGGATGGTCATTGCCGTGTAATGTTTCCCTTGTATCGCCACCTAGCACTATTTCTCCTGGCTCTGTGCCAGGTCGACGGAAGTTTGTGGCCTGATATTTTGGCTTATCATCACATTCAATATATTACAATGAAGCTTCGGTCATCCATCAAGCAACCTGATGCTGACGATGCTAGCCCCTCAAAGAAACTCAAGGGATCATAG
- the LOC125210887 gene encoding uncharacterized protein LOC125210887 isoform X3 has product MEKGSAAARKPPLPPRRQRVDEKGSAAASKPPLPPRRQRIDEKASAAASKPPLPLRRKRVDDKSSKSPLPPRQRSNRPCLAHHIISHYLLFFSGRKSGDTSNRSWVADQLRCEDNYIKAISNICVSMVKRAYNLPADLPDDFSVDLTQYLITKVQTIEHDDHDQAALSLLKDGHCRVMFPLYRHLALFLLALCQVDGSLWPDILAYHHIQYITMKLRSSIKQPDADDASPSKKLKGS; this is encoded by the exons ATGGAAAAGGGCTCCGCCGCCGCCAGAAAACCGCCCCTCCCTCCCCGTCGTCAAAG AGTGGATGAGAAGGGTTCCGCCGCCGCCAGCAAACCGCCCCTCCCTCCCCGTCGTCAAAG AATCGATGAGAaggcctccgccgccgccagcAAACCGCCCCTCCCTCTCCGTCGTAAAAG AGTGGATGACAAGTCCAGCAAATCGCCGCTTCCTCCCCGTCAAAGGTCAAATCGGCCTTGCCTTGCTCATCATATAATTTCTCATTATCTCTTGTTTTTTTCGGGCAGAAAATCGGGCGATACATCAAATCGTAGTTGGGTTGCCGATCAGCTGCGGTGTGAGGATAATTATATCAAAGCCATATCTAATATCTGTGTATCAATGGTAAAGAGAGCGTACAATCTGCCAGCAGACTTGCCTGATGATTTTAGTGTTGATTTAACTCAATACTTGATAACCAAGGTTCAAACTATTGAGCATGATGATCATGATCAGGCTGCCTTATCCTTGCTAAAGGATGGTCATTGCCGTGTAATGTTTCCCTTGTATCGCCACCTAGCACTATTTCTCCTGGCTCTGTGCCAGGTCGACGGAAGTTTGTGGCCTGATATTTTGGCTTATCATCACATTCAATATATTACAATGAAGCTTCGGTCATCCATCAAGCAACCTGATGCTGACGATGCTAGCCCCTCAAAGAAACTCAAGGGATCATAG
- the LOC125210887 gene encoding uncharacterized protein LOC125210887 isoform X2, which yields MEKGSAAARKPPLPPRRQRIDEKPSAAAAAGKPPLPPRRQRVDEKGSAAASKPPLPPRRQRIDEKASAAASKPPLPLRRKRVDDKSSKSPLPPRQRKSGDTSNRSWVADQLRCEDNYIKAISNICVSMVKRAYNLPADLPDDFSVDLTQYLITKVQTIEHDDHDQAALSLLKDGHCRVMFPLYRHLALFLLALCQVDGSLWPDILAYHHIQYITMKLRSSIKQPDADDASPSKKLKGS from the exons ATGGAAAAGGGCTCCGCCGCCGCCAGAAAACCGCCCCTCCCTCCCCGTCGTCAAAG AATTGATGAGAagccctccgccgccgccgccgccggaaaACCTCCCCTCCCTCCCCGTCGTCAAAG AGTGGATGAGAAGGGTTCCGCCGCCGCCAGCAAACCGCCCCTCCCTCCCCGTCGTCAAAG AATCGATGAGAaggcctccgccgccgccagcAAACCGCCCCTCCCTCTCCGTCGTAAAAG AGTGGATGACAAGTCCAGCAAATCGCCGCTTCCTCCCCGTCAAAG AAAATCGGGCGATACATCAAATCGTAGTTGGGTTGCCGATCAGCTGCGGTGTGAGGATAATTATATCAAAGCCATATCTAATATCTGTGTATCAATGGTAAAGAGAGCGTACAATCTGCCAGCAGACTTGCCTGATGATTTTAGTGTTGATTTAACTCAATACTTGATAACCAAGGTTCAAACTATTGAGCATGATGATCATGATCAGGCTGCCTTATCCTTGCTAAAGGATGGTCATTGCCGTGTAATGTTTCCCTTGTATCGCCACCTAGCACTATTTCTCCTGGCTCTGTGCCAGGTCGACGGAAGTTTGTGGCCTGATATTTTGGCTTATCATCACATTCAATATATTACAATGAAGCTTCGGTCATCCATCAAGCAACCTGATGCTGACGATGCTAGCCCCTCAAAGAAACTCAAGGGATCATAG